From a region of the Nothobranchius furzeri strain GRZ-AD chromosome 12, NfurGRZ-RIMD1, whole genome shotgun sequence genome:
- the smcr8a gene encoding guanine nucleotide exchange protein smcr8a, translating to MTQSANAVSHASLTNNTMIGSPDVVAFTKEDEYGQTSPEPWDLPEEFSVPLHPLADSNPWAKTSYAKFTKDFILISEFSEQVGPQPLLTIPDEPKICGTFDLNYFSLRIMSVDYQASFVGHPPGSGYPRLSFVEDSRVVLGDSKEGAFAYVHHFTLYDLEARGFVRPFCMAYIAADEKKIMLQFQELSLRFSQASECLKAGNRRAFAKELQRKLQDLEYTHSVLQREEGLQREAGPQCVYSAHAVEKANELANVEKSIYEHRDLLKQICSYHRRPRRDPQAVACRRCMTECLSECEELLDKYAKLAEPVSHSEKGGKGEGGEGWLDDSRGEEEEDEDGVKRRPSYTPQLIKAKSAKCFDKRLKILPELCEGTFYEAAVELLKETERSFRGDLCYLHTRRLDKALRKNLRVVNFLFEEELDDNAEDESGTLRPFCAVNHSVDNHVHLNSPHIVLGPDTTQLHPSKPQDPLNVASETSTTRQSELGLGESQLESSPSDQTLETQESSEETKGSFSSDKSGLELAEKRESMASMISEGPDPDSDLTPEPDQNTDAGRESSSEDVETTAGEEDDGDHERDQTPVSLLEVASELDDCDSLNESKLLPPIDAACCMPQEHFLHEASAPDTMSSVQQNSHPKPSQILVVNQEPQALLPVQGEYTVGSPCSESPPTSLELPVGLLGDVASQTSVEEGSDCTLSASTGSDRAASPLGYGGTVTLRERKKAGQGALRFVRQYPFAMQALWCLLRGRTLVVIGSDEGRVRRLVLALALFVPSPGKCGERVQAWLSCPLTLTDLLRWKLIGLQRVGSPVGSSLLYSLSRYSRYISILDVDMKTLRCPPYSGRLLANIADHRTYIRRGSTFFLHIQSTLCRLAARAFLFTFTHHLHLPVSPVEGQEVVESRRRSFLQEQLGLDKGDSQVLLYLSQLITQQYLWPANRSSFSFDYTTSVLYKI from the exons ATGACTCAAAGTGCCAATGCTGTTTCTCATGCCTCTCTCACTAATAACACTATGATAGGCTCCCCAGATGTGGTGGCTTTCACTAAAGAGGATGAGTATGGGCAGACCAGTCCAGAACCTTGGGATCTCCCAGAGGAGTTCTCTGTTCCCCTCCATCCACTGGCTGACTCTAACCCTTGGGCCAAAACGTCCTACGCCAAGTTCACCAAAGACTTCATCCTCATCTCTGAGTTCTCGGAGCAGGTGGGCCCGCAGCCTCTCCTCACCATCCCAGATGAACCTAAAATCTGTGGCACCTTTGACCTTAACTACTTCTCTCTGCGCATCATGTCGGTGGACTACCAGGCCTCCTTCGTGGGTCATCCGCCAGGCAGTGGCTACCCACGGCTCAGTTTTGTGGAGGACTCGAGGGTTGTGTTGGGAGACTCAAAGGAAGGGGCGTTTGCTTATGTCCATCACTTCACTCTTTACGACCTGGAGGCGAGGGGCTTTGTACGACCGTTCTGCATGGCGTACATCGCTGCAGATGAGAAGAAAATCATGCTTCAGTTCCAAGAGCTGTCCCTCCGCTTCTCCCAGGCCTCTGAGTGTCTGAAAGCCGGGAACAGAAGGGCCTTTGCCAAGGAACTCCAGAGGAAACTCCAGGACCTCGA GTACACCCACTCTGTGCTTCAACGGGAGGAAGGCCTGCAGAGGGAGGCGGGGCCTCAGTGCGTTTACTCCGCCCATGCTGTAGAGAAGGCCAATGAGCTCGCCAATGTAGAGAAGAGTATTTATGAGCACAGAGACCTGCTGAAACAGATCTGCTCCTACCATCGCCGTCCACGCCGGGATCCTCAGGCCGTGGCCTGCCGCAGGTGTATGACCGAGTGTTTGAGCGAGTGTGAGGAGCTCTTAGACAAATACGCCAAACTAGCAGAACCTGTTAGCCACAGTGAAAAGGGGGGgaaaggagagggaggggagggatgGTTAGATGACAGCAGAGGTGaagaagaggaggatgaagatggCGTTAAACGCAGGCCATCCTACACGCCGCAGCTGATCAAAGCCAAGTCTGCTAAGTGTTTTGACAAGCGCTTGAAGATCCTCCCAGAGCTGTGTGAGGGCACCTTTTACGAGGCCGCCGTGGAGCTCCTGAAGGAGACGGAGAGGAGCTTCCGGGGGGATTTGTGTTACCTGCACACACGTCGTCTGGACAAGGCACTGCGCAAAAATCTGCGAGTCGTCAACTTCCTGTTTGAGGAGGAACTCGATGACAATGCAGAGGATGAATCAGGAACTCTAAGACCATTCTGTGCTGTGAATCATTCCGTGGACAACCATGTGCACTTAAATTCACCTCACATTGTCCTTGGGCCTGACACTACTCAGTTACATCCTTCAAAACCTCAAGATCCGCTCAACGTGGCGTCTGAAACCAGCACTACTCGGCAGAGTGAGCTTGGACTTGGAGAGAGCCAGCTGGAGTCCTCCCCCTCGGATCAGACTCTGGAGACTCAGGAGAGCTCGGAGGAGACCAAAGGAAGCTTTAGCAGCGATAAGAGTGGGCTGGAACTGGCAGAGAAACGGGAAAGTATGGCCAGTATGATTTCTGAAGGGCCTGATCCCGATTCTGACCTGACCCCTGAACCTGACCAAAACACTGACGCGGGGAGGGAAAGTAGCAGCGAAGATGTTGAGACCACTGCCGGGGAGGAGGATGACGGTGACCATGAACGAGATCAGACCCCTGTGTCTTTGCTGGAGGTGGCGTCTGAGCTGGATGACTGTGATTCACTAAATGAGTCAAAGTTGCTACCTCCAATAGATGCAGCATGTTGTATGCCCCAAGAGCATTTTCTCCACGAGGCATCCGCCCCCGACACCATGTCTTCTGTGCAGCAAAACTCACATCCCAAGCCCTCCCAAATCCTGGTGGTAAATCAGGAACCCCAAGCCCTCCTTCCAGTCCAAGGTGAATACACAGTGGGTTCCCCGTGCTCTGAAAGTCCTCCAACCAGCCTGGAGCTTCCTGTGGGTCTTCTTGGAGATGTAGCTTCCCAAACCTCTGTGGAAGAGGGGTCAGACTGCACCTTGAGCGCCTCCACAGGGTCTGACAGGGCTGCCTCCCCCCTTGGCTACGGGGGGACGGTGACCCTTCGGGAGAGGAAAAAGGCTGGTCAGGGTGCTTTGAGATTTGTGCGTCAGTACCCCTTCGCCATGCAAGCGCTGTGGTGTCTGCTGAGAGGAAGAACCCTGGTGGTTATCGGGTCAGATGAGGGAAGAGTCCGCCGCCTGGTCCTGGCTCTGGCTCTCTTTGTGCCCAGCCCTGGAAAGTGTGGGGAGAGGGTTCAGGCCTGGCTGTCGTGTCCTCTCACTCTCACTGACTTACTGAGGTGGAAACTTATTGGATTGCAAAG AGTTGGATCTCCCGTTGGCTCCAGCCTGCTCTACTCGCTGTCCCGCTACAGTCGCTACATCTCCATCCTGGACGTGGACATGAAGACCCTGCGCTGCCCACCTTACAGCGGCCGGCTACTCGCCAACATTGCCGACCATCGCACCTACATCCGCCGTGGCTCCACCTTCTTCCTTCACATCCAGAGCACGCTCTGTCGCCTGGCGGCAAGGGCCTTCCTGTTCACCTTCACGCACCACCTCCACCTGCCGGTCAGCCCTGTGGAGGGGCAGGAGGTGGTGGAGTCCAGACGCCGCAGCTTCCTGCAGGAGCAGCTGGGGCTGGACAAGGGGGACAGCCAGGTTCTGCTTTACCTGAGTCAGCTCATCACCCAGCAGTACCTGTGGCCTGCAAACAGGAGCAGTTTTAGTTTTGACTACACCACCAGCGTTTTATACAAAATCTAA
- the bud31 gene encoding protein BUD31 homolog isoform X2, which translates to MPKVKRSRKPPPDGWELIEPTLDELDQKMREAETEPHEGKRKVEALWPIFRLHHQRSRYIFDLFYKRKAISRELYEYCIKEGYADKNLIAKWKKQGYENLCCLRCIQTRDTNFGTNCICRVPKSKLEGRIIECTHCGCRGCSG; encoded by the exons ATGCCCAAGGTAAAGAGAAGCCGAAAGCCACCTCCAGACGGGTGGGAACTTATCGAGCCTACTTTGGACGAACTGGATCAGAAAATGAGAGAAG CTGAAACAGAGCCGCATGAGGGAAAGAGAAAGGTGGAGGCCCTCTGGCCAATTTTCAGGCTTcatcatcagcgcagtcgctacatCTTCGACCTCTTCTACAAACGAAAAGCCATCAGCAGAG AGCTTTACGAGTACTGTATAAAAGAAGGCTACGCAGACAAGAACCTGATTGCGAAGTGGAAGAAGCAGGGCTATGAGAACCTCTGCTGCCTGCGGTGCATTCAAACACGAGACACCAACTTTGGGACTAACTGCATCTGCAGAGTCCCCAAGAGCAAGCTTGAA GGGAGGATCATCGAGTGCACTCACTGTGGTTGCAGAGGATGTTCTGGCTGA
- the bud31 gene encoding protein BUD31 homolog isoform X1: protein MPKVKRSRKPPPDGWELIEPTLDELDQKMREAETEPHEGKRKVEALWPIFRLHHQRSRYIFDLFYKRKAISRELYEYCIKEGYADKNLIAKWKKQGYENLCCLRCIQTRDTNFGTNCICRVPKSKLEVGRIIECTHCGCRGCSG, encoded by the exons ATGCCCAAGGTAAAGAGAAGCCGAAAGCCACCTCCAGACGGGTGGGAACTTATCGAGCCTACTTTGGACGAACTGGATCAGAAAATGAGAGAAG CTGAAACAGAGCCGCATGAGGGAAAGAGAAAGGTGGAGGCCCTCTGGCCAATTTTCAGGCTTcatcatcagcgcagtcgctacatCTTCGACCTCTTCTACAAACGAAAAGCCATCAGCAGAG AGCTTTACGAGTACTGTATAAAAGAAGGCTACGCAGACAAGAACCTGATTGCGAAGTGGAAGAAGCAGGGCTATGAGAACCTCTGCTGCCTGCGGTGCATTCAAACACGAGACACCAACTTTGGGACTAACTGCATCTGCAGAGTCCCCAAGAGCAAGCTTGAAGTT GGGAGGATCATCGAGTGCACTCACTGTGGTTGCAGAGGATGTTCTGGCTGA
- the pdap1b gene encoding pdgfa associated protein 1b → MPKGGKKGGHKGRMRTYTSPEEIDAQMKAEKERKKHEQEEEEGEGVAQKDVAEDKLPGSDSEDSDDEDSSRRKHGVEGLIEIENPNRVAQKSKKVAQIELDEPRQLSRREREEIEKQKAKERYMKMHLAGKTDQAKADLARLAIIRKQREEAAKKKEDEKKAKEAVVAAAAAARGVNSMSLK, encoded by the exons ATGCCAAAAGGAg GTAAAAAAGGTGGCCACAAGGGTCGCATGCGCACGTACACTAGCCCTGAAGAGATAGACGCTCAGATGAAGGCAGAAAAGGAGAGGAAAAAG CATGAGCAAGAagaggaggagggtgaaggagtaGCTCAGAAAGACGTGGCAGAAGACAAGCTACCTGGATCCGACTCAGAAGACAGCGATGATGAAGATTCCTCG AGGAGGAAACATGGTGTGGAGGGCTTGATCGAAATCGAGAACCCAAACAGAGTGGCCCAGAAGTCCAAGAAGGTGGCACAGATTGAGCTGGATGAGCCCCGACAGTTATCAAGgagagagag AGAAGAGATCGAGAAGCAGAAAGCGAAGGAGCGCTACATGAAGATGCATTTGGCTGGGAAGACAGACCAGGCCAAAGCCGACCTCGCTCGCCTTGCAATCATCAGGAAACAGAGAGAGGAGGCAGCAAAAAAGAAAGAAGATGAGAAAAAAG CAAAAGAAGCAGTGGTGGCGGCGGCGGCAGCAGCCAGAGGAGTCAACTCCATGTCTTTGAAATGA